One genomic window of Osmia bicornis bicornis chromosome 3, iOsmBic2.1, whole genome shotgun sequence includes the following:
- the LOC114872202 gene encoding ankyrin-2-like isoform X1, producing MCFIFLFMSYNCSLIYVEFFDTQVATILVDNNASLKATTKNGFTPLHIAAKYGNMSVAKILLQRDSKLDAQGKNDITPLHLACHYDHPNVANLLLEKGASPHVASQNGHTPLHIAARKNQMDIASTLLENGANANAESKAGFTPLHLSAQKGHYDMTNLLIEHGANPNHRSKNGLSALHLCAQEDFIKVASILVKNGANVESETETGYRPIHIAAHFGNLSMIRFLLKHNANIDVRTNQNYTPLHQAAQQGHAHVVTALLEGNASHKAKTKDGLTALNIAQKLGYISVTEVLKGLSYDTLTPDNKNWDEKYKVIAPESLQETSFMSDSDDEGGSDTLINEQPYRYLTADLMKSLRDDSLPIDVTRDDPIHRQVTKEEKKEFTQSNNYCLAENFDTDGINLGRLHFRSFLVSFLVDARGGAMKGCRHSGVRIIVPPRKATMPIRVTCRLIKPSKVTNPPPLMEGEALATRIIEMGPIGATFLGPVLIDIPHFASIRGKEREIIILRSENGETWKEHDNSVDNDDTLLNTPYDPQMSASHSGRITRIITSDFPQYFAIVTRIKQEVHVIGSEGGILISSVANHVQAVFPPGALTKKIKVGLQAHVIPAELTAKLLGNCVAVSPVITIEPRRRKFHKPITLTIPVPQAANKGMINQYGGETPTLRLLCSIAGGTSESQWEDVTGSTPLTFMNDRVSFTTTVSARFWLMDCQNISAVPKMATELYEESLFVPYITNFVIYSKRMDILEATLRILCMTDGKEGIHTLERQEEFVEIVKSRDVEVLDGKDLYIEFSGNLVPVTKSGVQLKFTFKAFRQNRLSFHVKVKDPLSDPVARMLFMKEPKVAKGEPPQQPICVLNIVLPEITTKLEIQQKSKDYEDSNIISQKWDSYESKYKKEEKEKSDEPKDTSPSEKKFITDTLEKERTDAVTIHESLAQKAASFLESVDASYPSKVVGQEQDLSPSVERQTYFEKRKFWEDISRKRESYQRSESEVSRSSQLTINESETEYGHSGVTEDMAEIGPQVESSETMEDLNVPDISECSVAEKAQYFEEQIQKETTKLPSKLQQQDSLKSDKEKLTKTKVSDKEKEDKDEKHTMELKEVEKMEERKEIISSHQVQMESVKRELEKWVAKEEQYESKVITDDVAMDVSKKELIKEKRDYVESDEAVTEKVDEPEILKKDTESLQEKKDVKKVEKDAQQTVGIQQEIVEKERKSVEEKQTEATEATESIKESVKEKEEKEDFKKMEEFVTKITQQQEDIGKEQKQKEELVIEAAESRKESIRQKEEEKDSKKVEKSVTKVAEKQKSLKKEQKEEIVVKSTESIKEKEEEKEDSREVKEPVTKVIKKQESMKEKEEKEEDTRKVEFVAEQKEKETFVKEAVESIKEKEEETEALSKVEESVTKVTVQQEQQQQKEEKEFLTETTVQQEDVSKKQKEVEIEEKRGPEIIKEEEKPQKPIIEEKQKQIKIIEEMKVKAPEGIKTTDVVTEKTNARRVITEQTTIIYKVQQDGTLLEEKVTKSVQIEGEGGRLVQLPEERIKTISEEWQDVQSAEVKKELEKLLERKEKMDIGVKKETEKIEQEAKIEKLEEVPCVSELITKEDSQLKEEEKPLSEIEPKHTKKEFESRIPISMAKMDKDKVQKEKQKSPTEPKSLSRSPSDKDSNGEKEDVVSPSKKKEFESRIPKRITDVKSTSEKAGKKEAHVKKESETITITEKKSSEEVTSKLEEHLTTKTETQTFAKTFTDPREAFKMFEDKDIGKNEFAVVTSKVDHKVSSTLEEKEVVSSEISSGTDRVITLEEKERVEKKKSSESQLKKESPTETLEEKTSKREELDKTAIQKMSMNVTDTKEIIDAAASESRVEMKNEEIIKKLSDKEGITTREVGSTISRESDADVAIRIKKDVSGKIDDKGDAQTIMEKLKPETEKRSTPVDLGQVETLVQGESYKESKESFDVTRFEPSEKARKDEDSKEDEKKSVKIESLEEQQRRKFKEIEARTIAETLIQSIESEIETKSAADLKAELLNKGYLEQIMSDEKLADDLTRKFESIMKKTEREDSRSIPEESHSKDSTRESISEDITRDEESSSNEKESLPLSSSQAKLQDRDITMSPSSISEQIDFEETIDVDTNESEGVSKATSSLQFEKERSELPRDSRSEASFPHDKIVSEISGARVLEILEPGGDVRSREDSVDVPSLEMDEQKISEQTTSRGIPSLRESAEMDSFERLVQERDITISPSTVSEDTNVDYSLVHELSLSAAMQKDYEPVSTKRTDSFEIESPPMVSPKPKVRGLEIKPVDWMIGDEKIEISETLEPSQIFDQELEAYETMKKKERLTSQDGSTDHEQESATKSSEDVSVIEPTKETVSEVRVASKNGKFTVITVTEQDFDNELVENKLDVSCQELVDTLQREYDAKTPIKEYVESMEEERKSSEEERKSSEEERKSSEEERKSSEGEKKSIEEERKFSEGEKKSSEEERKSSEEERKSSEEERKSSEGEKKSVEEERKFSEGEKKSSEEERKSSEGEKKSVEEERKFSEGEKKSSEEERKSREEEKSNEEERKSSEEEKKSSEKVTVEPERRERRSSLTVPSELHIEKPSEPMKEEERIAIEDKMKARESVETKLEKSSKDEGKAEEKATEPEKTQEEEPERTIRVGDALKEWTEAYLSKMKPSGDDYKRHMEKSNEKHEKPGRSIVPSDTCAFKIKKDDRNVDLSARYAITVLDQVVKKEIDEVKESLEAAKQDLIEELNENSETVIQIKDSPSEFQFKLQPESIPNDLPFLYKSPYPEQTFEPEAEPVDTRYSPVDKTVSDDAAPRTKDVVESKADVEESGSSSIEEPVPVGKEETLVKIEKSDTETAITVQEEPKDEEEEYRSPVPASRSGSDVDNKDESSSLALPRPVLRRRQKPGRSSKRVVTSESEADLGSSSGESSNYQSCDYEIGSGSRPSSSDVEAFQSCGVPSATASEYETAAMSIEHSSASRPTSQEYHTAATTMSSRESMKSLASFSSGHLGSIDSTSELSETLVPSEADVEKEEVEENLKGEVDEEHTDRSDSSGSDIPMDEPMDKLEGNVPCRMKRSSEMIFPQMMEDAEMEAEEEDAKGVDFATSTATSTPGALQSVDIMTSRVSEDGVQSVCTQVISVQAPTEETASSLTKVATEISEMEITEKDSEAQAESEFFNQKSIAEGVTSESPEMSVQTATPSSMIQQASMSTSSTSGASIETVIGKEKSDRHSPDSDSFEMIDKPDIIDDFVVVEEVGREAEEYDSEGKSICISAMPQTSSKHYDRDLENLISKEKEDPQASVVKVSKNNELFDFESEESPPQVSNDDQYSQSYSDEEQYEGGKKWIEMQFHADTRVYDIEYDRGPLEDIKEEEITDFEAGSSRFGSLGSHKESIGSVGSMRGSLGSTPDYDVLAGKKYFTRPTDHDNVSLSSLQEFEHLESTVAAENAKKFQCGSHDSVNNGSLPRRYTASKSGHGDDISLSSLKDFEGLEKACREAHLIEMRAREEEDLLEHESPENKYKLESLVRTRVDTSAAGSFNASASGSDDYEKRIKEIDEIIRIAQSNVEKFDRQDDTTDDISQIEIMDVEKTETQAAAQVAPKQETPEAVPLQKDTNIMETSTDSLELEDNTDKKHHPLCRSSDSLEMKTTLDYPSLSSDSLNNVRDAKETQSDMVGQPSIVRRISSDSLDMPLLDQPEAEARGRSNEDDRPDDVVSDNSLEQRSERTETDATSDKKRTASSTDT from the exons atgtgttttatatttttatttatgagtTATAATTGTAGCCTTATTTATGTTGAATTTTTTGACACACAGGTTGCAACTATTCTAGTGGATAATAATGCCTCTCTTAAGGCGACCACTAAAAATGGTTTTACCCCTTTACATATCGCAGCTAAATACGGCAATATGAGCGTTGCAAAGATACTTTTACAAAGAGATAGCAAATTAGATGCCCAAGGAAAG AATGATATTACACCGTTACATTTGGCATGCCACTATGATCATCCAAATGTTGCAAATCTTTTGTTAGAGAAAGGAGCATCTCCCCATGTTGCTTCTCAAAATGGACATACTCCCTTACATATTGCTGCTCGTAAGAACCAG atgGACATTGCTTCCACTTTATTAGAGAATGGAGCAAATGCAAATGCCGAATCTAAGGCTGGATTTACACCACTGCATCTGAGTGCACAAAAAGGACATTATGATATGACAAATTTGTTAATTGAACATGGAGCTAATCCAAATCACAGGTCAAAG AATGGTCTATCCGCGTTGCATCTGTGCGCCCAAGAGGATTTTATTAAAGTAGCATCAATTCTTGTGAAAAACGGCGCAAACGTGGAAAGTGAGACCGAAACTGGTTACCGGCCGATACATATTGCAGCGCATTTTGGAAATCTTTCTATGATCCGATTTCTTTTGAAACACAATGCGAACATTGATGTGAGAACTAATCAGAACTATACTCCACTTCACCAGGCTGCCCAACAGGGCCATGCTCATGTAGTTACTGCTCTATTAGAAGGGAATGCCTCCCATAAAGCAAAGACTAAG GATGGTTTGACTGCTTTAAATATAGCTCAAAAATTGGGATACATATCTGTTACGGAAGTACTGAAAGGATTGTCTTACGATACGTTAACAcctgataataaaaattgggACGAGAAGTACAAAGTTATTGCACCTGAAAGTTTGCAAGAAACCAGTTTTATGTCCGACTCAGATGACGAAGGAG GTTCAGACACTTTAATTAACGAACAACCATATCGGTATCTGACAGCAGATTTAATGAAAAGTTTAAGGGATGATTCGTTGCCTATTGACGTTACACGAGACGATCCAATACATAGACAAG ttacaaaagaagaaaagaaagaatttaCACAAAGCAATAATTATTGCCTAGCAGAAAACTTTGATACTGACGGAATTAATTTGGG cCGATTGCATTTCCGATC ATTTTTAGTAAGCTTTCTGGTGGATGCACGCGGAGGTGCTATGAAGGGATGTAGACACAGTGGTGTACGCATTATTGTACCGCCACGTAAAGCAACAATGCCGATTCGAGTTACCTGtagattaataaaacctaGTAAAGTTACAAATCCTCCTCCTTTAATGGAGGGAGAGGCGTTGGCAACTCGTATCATAGAGATGGGACCAATTGGTGCAACATTCCTAGG GCCTGTTTTAATCGATATACCACATTTTGCATCTATTCGAGGCAAGGAAAGGGAGATCATTATTCTTAGAAGCGAGAATGGAGAAACATGGAAGGAGCATGACAATTCTGTTGACAATGACGATACATTGTTAAACACACCATACG ATCCACAAATGAGTGCTTCTCATTCTGGCAGGATTACTCGAATAATAACTTCGGATTTCCCTCAATATTTTGCTATTGTGACAAGAATAAAACAAGAAGTTCATGTCATTGGTTCCGAGGGTGGAATTTTAATATCCAGTGTAGCTAATCACGTCCAAGCAGTTTTCCCACCAGGAGCTCTgacaaagaaaattaaagttGGATTGCAG GCACATGTAATTCCTGCAGAACTTACAGCAAAACTACTCGGCAATTGCGTGGCCGTTTCTCCAGTGATAACAATTGAACCAAGAAGACGAAAATTCCATAAACCGATTACATTGACGATACCAGTACCGCAAGCTGCTAATAAAGGAATGATAAATCAATATGGGGGTGAAACACCAACGTTACGTCTTTTGTGTAGTATTGCAG GTGGAACAAGTGAATCACAATGGGAGGATGTTACCGGATCAACGCCACTAACTTTCATGAACGATAGAGTATCCTTCACAACAACTGTCTCTGCTCGGTTTTGGTTGATGGATTGCCAAAATATAAGCGCCGTTCCAAAAATGGCTACAGAATTATACGAAGAGTCACTATTTGTACCATATATTACAAA TTTCGTGATCTATTCAAAACGAATGGACATCCTTGAAGCTACATTAAGAATACTGTGTATGACCGATGGAAAAGAAGGAATTCACACGTTGGAGAGGCAAGAGGAATTCGTCGAAATTGTTAAAAGCCGTGACGTTGAA GTACTCGATGGGAAGGATCTTTACATTGAATTTAGTGGAAATTTGGTACCCGTAACAAAATCAGGCGTACAATTAAAGTTCACGTTCAAAGCCTTCCGTCAGAATCGTTTATCTTTCCACGTGAAAGTAAAGGACCCGTTATCAGACCCCGTAGCGAGGATGCTGTTCATGAAGGAGCCGAAGGTTGCTAAAGGAGAACCACCTCAGCAACCAATTTGCGTCTTAAACATTGTTCTTCCAGAGATTACAACTAAACTTGAAATTCAGCAAAAATCTAAAG atTACGAAGATTCAAACATCATTAGCCAAAAATGGGATTCTTACGAATCGAAATAcaagaaggaagagaaagagaaaagcgACGAGCCGAAGGATACCTCCCCTTcggaaaagaaatttattaccgACACCTTGGAAAAAGAACGAACAG ATGCTGTCACTATCCACGAATCCCTTGCGCAAAAAGCGGCTTCTTTCCTAGAATCTGTAGATGCTAGTTATCCCAGTAAAGTAGTCGGCCAAGAGCAGGATTTGTCGCCGAGTGTCGAGAGGCAAACGTATTTCGAGAAGAGGAAGTTCTGGGAGGACATATCAAGAAAGCGTGAGAGTTACCAACGATCCGAATCGGAAGTGTCGAGATCCTCGCAGTTGACCATCAACGAAAGTGAAACCGAGTATGGTCACAGCGGTGTCACAGAGGACATGGCAGAGATTGGTCCTCAAGTCGAAAGCTCCGAGACGATGGAAGATTTAAACGTGCCAGACATTTCAGAATGTTCGGTGGCGGAGAAAGCACAATATTTTGAGGAGCAGATACAGAAAGAAACGACGAAGCTTCCGTCTAAATTGCAGCAACAAGATTCTTTGAAATCTGACAAAGAGAAACTGACAAAGACTAAGGTGAGtgataaagaaaaagaggacAAAGACGAGAAGCATACGATGGAACTGAAGGAGGTTGAAAAGAtggaagaaaggaaagagatTATCAGCTCCCATCAAGTACAGATGGAGAGTGTGAAGAGAGAGTTGGAGAAATGGGTTGCCAAAGAAGAACAATATGAGAGTAAGGTAATTACCGATGATGTTGCAATGGATGTTTCCAAAAAAGAATTGATTAAGGAGAAACGGGATTACGTGGAATCCGATGAAGCTGTGACAGAAAAGGTGGATGAACCTGAAATACTGAAGAAAGATACTGAGAGTTTACAAGAGAAGAAAGATGTGAAGAAAGTAGAGAAAGATGCGCAACAAACTGTAGGTATACAGCAAGAAATTGTAGAGAAAGAACGAAAATCTgtagaagagaagcaaacagaGGCAACAGAGGCAACAGAAAGTATAAAAGAAAgtgtaaaagagaaagaagaaaaagaggactTCAAAAAAATGGAAGAATTTGTTACAAAGATAACTCAGCAGCAAGAAGATATAGGGAAAGaacaaaaacaaaaggaaGAACTGGTGATAGAAGCAGCAGAAAGTAGAAAAGAAAGCATCAgacaaaaagaagaagaaaaggattCAAAAAAAGTGGAAAAATCTGTTACAAAAGTGGCTGAGAAACAAAAAAGTTTAAAGAAAGAGCAAAAGGAAGAAATTGTGGTTAAGTCAACAGAAAgtataaaagagaaagaagaagagaaagaggattCCAGAGAAGTGAAAGAACCTGTTACAAAGGTAATTAAGAAACAAGAGAGtatgaaagagaaagaagaaaaagaagaggacaCAAGAAAAGTAGAATTTGTGGcagaacaaaaagaaaaagaaacatttgtGAAAGAAGCAGTAGAAAgtataaaagagaaagaagaagaaactgaGGCTTTAAGCAAAGTGGAAGAATCTGTTACAAAGGTGACTGTGCAACAAGAACAGCAGCaacaaaaagaagagaaagaatttCTGACAGAAACAACTGTCCAACAAGAGGATGtgtcaaagaaacaaaaagaagTTGAAATTGAAGAGAAAAGAGGGCCAGAGATAAtcaaagaggaagaaaaaccACAAAAACCTATTATAGAAGAAAAACAGAaacagataaaaataatagaagaaaTGAAAGTCAAAGCACCTGAAGGAATAAAAACGACAGACGTCGTTACAGAGAAGACAAACGCAAGAAGGGTAATAACCGAACAAACCACTATTATTTATAAGGTACAACAGGATGGCACATTGTTAGAAGAAAAAGTAACGAAATCAGTTCAAATAGAAGGCGAAGGAGGCAGATTGGTTCAACTTCCTGAAGAGAGGATAAAAACAATTTCTGAAGAATGGCAGGATGTACAATCCGCAGAAGTTAAAAAAGAACTAGAAAAGCTACtggagagaaaggaaaagatgGATATAGgcgttaaaaaagaaacggaaaaaatTGAACAGGAAGCaaagattgaaaaattagaagaagTACCTTGCGTCTCTGAATTGATTACAAAAGAAGACTCACAACTCAAGGAAGAAGAGAAGCCATTGTCAGAGATTGAACCAAAACACACAAAGAAGGAATTCGAGTCTCGTATTCCAATTTCAATGGCAAAGATGGACAAAGACAAGGTTCAAAAAGAAAAGCAGAAATCTCCAACGGAGCCGAAATCTCTGAGCAGATCACCGAGCGACAAAGATTCAAACGGCGAGAAAGAAGATGTCGTTTCTCCgagtaaaaagaaagaattcgAGTCTCGAATTCCGAAACGCATCACAGACGTAAAGTCGACGTCGGAAAAGGCAGGGAAAAAGGAGGCGCACGTTAAAAAGGAGAGCGAAACGATCACAATAACGGAAAAGAAGTCGAGCGAGGAGGTGACGTCAAAATTGGAGGAGCATTTGACAACAAAAACCGAAACGCAAACCTTCGCAAAAACTTTCACTGATCCTCGAGAAGCATTTAAAATGTTCGAGGACAAAGACATTGGAAAGAATGAATTCGCGGTAGTCACATCAAAAGTGGATCACAAAGTTTCCAGCACGTTGGAAGAAAAGGAAGTGGTGTCCTCGGAGATCTCCAGCGGCACTGACAGGGTTATCACTTTGGAGGAAAAGGAACGAgtagagaaaaagaaatcctCTGAATcgcaattaaaaaaagaatctcCCACAGAAACGTTGGAAGAGAAAACGAGCAAACGCGAGGAGTTAGATAAAACGGCGATTCAAAAGATGTCGATGAACGTAACAGACACGAAAGAGATTATAGACGCGGCCGCTTCCGAGTCCAGGGTGGAAATGAAGAACGaggaaataattaagaaattatcgGATAAAGAAGGAATTACTACTCGCGAGGTAGGTAGCACGATATCGAGAGAAAGCGACGCAGATGTGGCTATTAGAATAAAGAAGGACGTTTCGGGAAAGATCGACGACAAAGGCGACGCGCAGACAataatggaaaaattgaaaccgGAAACGGAGAAAAGATCGACTCCCGTGGATTTGGGCCAGGTAGAGACACTCGTTCAAGGAGAATCTTATAAAGAGAGCAAAGAGAGTTTCGATGTTACTCGATTCGAACCAAGCGAAAAAGCACGAAAAGACGAAGATTCGAAAGAAGATGAGAAGAAAAGTGTGAAGATAGAAAGTTTAGAGGAGCAACAGCGCCGGAAGTTTAAAGAGATCGAAGCTCGTACTATAGCGGAAACTCTGATCCAATCAATCGAAAGCGAGATAGAAACAAAATCCGCTGCGGATTTAAAAGCGGAATTATTAAACAAAGGATATCTTGAACAGATAATGAGCGACGAAAAGCTGGCGGACGATCTGACGCGTAAATTCGAGAGTATAATGAAGAAAACGGAGAGGGAGGACTCGAGATCGATACCGGAAGAGTCTCACTCTAAAGACTCCACCAGAGAGAGTATAAGCGAGGACATCACTAGAGACGAAGAGTCGTCttcaaatgaaaaagaaagtttaCCTTTATCCTCGTCTCAGGCGAAATTACAGGACAGAGACATTACCATGAGTCCCAGTAGTATATCCGAGCAGATAGACTTCGAGGAGACGATCGACGTCGACACGAATGAATCGGAGGGCGTGTCTAAAGCCACTTCGAGCCTGCAATTCGAGAAAGAGCGATCCGAATTGCCGAGGGATTCCCGTAGCGAGGCTAGTTTTCCCCACGATAAAATTGTGTCTGAAATTTCAGGCGCTAGGGTGCTGGAAATCCTGGAGCCGGGTGGCGACGTACGGTCCAGGGAAGACTCGGTGGACGTGCCTTCGCTGGAGATGGACGAACAGAAAATCTCCGAACAGACCACCAGCCGGGGTATACCGTCCCTTAGGGAGAGCGCGGAAATGGATTCGTTCGAGAGATTGGTCCAAGAGCGGGACATAACCATAAGTCCCAGCACCGTCTCCGAGGACACTAACGTAGATTACTCTTTGGTCCATGAGCTATCTCTCTCTGCGGCTATGCAAAAGGACTACGAACCGGTAAGTACGAAGAGGACGGACAGTTTCGAGATCGAGAGCCCCCCGATGGTTTCGCCTAAGCCGAAGGTGCGGGGGCTGGAGATCAAGCCTGTCGATTGGATGATCGGGGACGAGAAGATAGAAATATCCGAGACGCTCGAGCCGTCTCAGATATTCGATCAGGAGCTGGAGGCGTACGAGAcgatgaagaagaaggagCGTTTGACGTCCCAGGATGGATCCACCGACCATGAGCAGGAATCGGCTACCAAGTCCTCCGAGGACGTAAGTGTGATTGAGCCGACAAAGGAGACTGTGTCCGAGGTTCGGGTGGCCAGcaaaaatggtaaatttaCGGTTATCACCGTCACTGAACAAGACTTTGATAACGAGTTGGTGGAAAACAAACTGGACGTCAGCTGCCAGGAGTTGGTGGATACACTGCAGCGCGAGTACGACGCGAAGACGCCGATCAAAGAGTATGTGGAGAGTATGGAGGAGGAGAGGAAGTCTAGCGAAGAGGAGAGGAAGTCTAGCGAAGAGGAGAGAAAGTCTAGCGAAGAAGAGAGGAAGTCTAGCGAAGGAGAGAAGAAGTCTAtcgaagaagagagaaaattTAGCGAAGGAGAGAAGAAGTCTAGCGAAGAGGAGAGGAAATCTAGCGAGGAAGAGAGAAAGTCTAGCGAAGAGGAGAGGAAGTCTAGCGAAGGAGAGAAGAAGTCTGtcgaagaagagagaaagttTAGCGAAGGAGAAAAGAAGTCTAGCGAAGAGGAGAGGAAGTCTAGCGAAGGAGAGAAGAAGTCTGtcgaagaagagagaaagttTAGCGAAGGAGAGAAGAAGTCTAGCGAAGAGGAGAGGAAATCTCGCGAAGAAGAGAAGTCTAACGAAGAGGAGAGGAAGTCTAgcgaagaagagaagaagtcTAGCGAAAAAGTCACTGTGGAGCCTGAGAGAAGGGAGAGACGTAGTAGTTTAACCGTTCCCAGTGAACTGCATATCGAGAAACCTTCAGAACCAATGAAGGAGGAGGAGAGGATAGCTATTGAGGATAAAATGAAAGCTAGGGAAAGCGTTGAAACCAAATTGGAAAAATCGTCCAAGGACGAGGGAAAAGCTGAAGAAAAGGCAACGGAGCCTGAAAAGACCCAAGAAGAAGAACCTGAAAGAACTATTCGCGTTGGCGATGCTTTGAAAGAATGGACAGAGGCTTACCTGTCGAAGATGAAGCCTTCTGGTGACGACTATAAGAGACACATGGAGAAAAGCAATGAGAAACACGAGAAACCTGGAAGATCTATAGTTCCTTCCGACACTTGTGcctttaaaataaagaaagacgATCGTAACGTCGATTTAAGCGCCCGGTACGCTATAACAGTCCTAGACCAGGTAGTTAAGAAGGAGATCGACGAGGTGAAGGAATCTCTGGAGGCGGCTAAGCAGGATCTGATAGAGGAGTTGAACGAGAATAGCGAAACTGTGATTCAAATAAAAGACTCACCGTCGGAGTTCCAGTTTAAATTACAACCGGAATCGATTCCAAACGACTTGCCGTTTTTATACAAATCACCCTATCCCGAGCAAACATTCGAGCCAGAAGCAGAACCAGTAGATACGCGCTATTCCCCTGTCGATAAAACAGTGTCCGACGATGCCGCGCCTCGGACGAAGGATGTCGTCGAGAGCAAGGCGGACGTAGAAGAATCCGGTTCCAGTAGTATCGAGGAACCGGTACCCGTCGGTAAAGAAGAAACGCTGGTGAAAATCGAAAAGTCTGATACTGAGACTGCGATAACCGTCCAAGAAGAGCCGAAAGACGAGGAGGAGGAGTATCGTAGTCCCGTGCCCGCTAGTAGATCGGGTTCGGACGTAGACAATAAAGACGAGAGTTCTTCTTTGGCCCTGCCGCGGCCGGTGCTCAGAAGGCGACAGAAGCCCGGCAGATCTTCGAAACGAGTAGTCACCTCGGAGAGCGAGGCGGATCTTGGCTCCAGCTCCGGGGAAAGTAGCAACTATCAATCGTGTGACTACGAGATCGGTAGCGGCAGTCGGCCCAGTTCCTCCGACGTGGAGGCTTTCCAATCCTGCGGTGTTCCTTCGGCGACCGCCTCCGAGTACGAAACGGCGGCGATGTCGATAGAACATTCCTCGGCTTCGAGGCCGACATCTCAGGAGTATCACACAGCCGCCACGACCATGAGCTCGCGTGAGTCCATGAAGTCCTTGGCCTCCTTTAGTTCCGGTCATTTGGGCAGCATCGACAGCACTAGCGAGCTGTCGGAGACTCTGGTGCCCTCCGAGGCGGACGTGGAGAAGGAGGAAGTGGAGGAGAATCTTAAGGGCGAGGTGGACGAAGAGCACACGGATAGGTCCGACTCCTCGGGTAGCGACATACCGATGGACGAACCTATGGATAAGCTCGAGGGCAATGTACCTTGTCGCATGAAACGATCCTCCGAGATGATCTTCCCGCAGATGATGGAGGACGCCGAGATGGAGGCAGAGGAGGAGGACGCTAAGGGGGTAGATTTTGCTACATCCACTGCTACCTCGACACCTGGTGCCCTTCAGTCCGTGGACATAATGACGTCTAGAGTGTCCGAGGATGGAGTACAAAGCGTGTGTACTCAAGTGATCTCGGTCCAGGCCCCTACGGAAGAGACAGCTTCATCTCTGACGAAGGTTGCCACTGAAATTTCCGAGATGGAGATAACCGAGAAAGACAGTGAAGCACAAGCTGAATCCGagttttttaatcaaaaatcCATCGCTGAAGGTGTAACAAGCGAGAGTCCTGAAATGTCCGTGCAGACAGCCACCCCGTCGTCCATGATACAGCAGGCAAGCATGTCCACTTCTTCGACCTCGGGTGCGTCCATCGAGACTGTAATAGGGAAAGAGAAATCGGACCGCCATTCACCGGACAGCGATTCCTTCGAGATGATCGACAAACCCGACATCATCGACGACTTCGTGGTGGTTGAGGAGGTCGGTCGAGAGGCCGAGGAGTACGACTCCGAGGGTAAGAGCATATGCATCAGCGCTATGCCGCAAACAAGTAGTAAACATTACGACCGGGACCTCGAGAACCTTATATccaaggaaaaagaagatcCCCAAGCATCGGTGGTTAAAGTATCGAAGAACAATGAGCTCTTCGACTTCGAATCCGAGGAGAGCCCGCCTCAAGTCTCCAATGATGATCAGTATTCCCAGTCTTACTCGGATGAAGAGCAATACGAGGGTGGTAAAAAGTGGATAGAGATGCAGTTCCACGCGGACACCCGGGTGTACGACATCGAATACGACAGAGGTCCCCTGGAGGACATCAAGGAAGAAGAGATCACCGACTTCGAGGCTGGTAGCAGTAGGTTCGGCAGTTTGGGTAGCCACAAGGAATCCATAGGAAGTGTGGGCAGCATGCGGGGCAGCTTGGGAAGCACTCCGGACTACGACGTCCTGGCCGGCAAAAAGTACTTCACTAGGCCGACCGACCACGACAACGTGTCCTTAAGTTCGTTGCAGGAGTTCGAGCACCTGGAGAGCACGGTGGCAGCTGAGAATGCGAAAAAGTTCCAGTGCGGTTCCCATGATTCCGTGAACAACGGCAGTCTTCCTAGGAGATACACAGCTAGCAAATCCGGCCACGGTGACGATATTTCCTTGTCTTCGCTGAAGGATTTCGAAGGGCTGGAGAAAGCTTGTAGAGAAGCTCATCTGATCGAAATGCGTGCCAGGGAAGAGGAGGACCTATTGGAGCACGAGAGTCCCGAGAACAAATACAAGCTGGAGAGTCTGGTGCGGACGAGGGTGGACACCAGCGCGGCGGGTTCGTTCAACGCGAGCGCTTCGGGGTCGGACGATTACGAGAAGAGGATTAAAGAGATCGACGAGATTATACGCATAGCTCAATCGAACGTGGAGAAATTCGATCGCCAGGACGACACCACGGATGACATTTCGCAGATTGAAATTATGGACGTGGAGAAGACGGAGACTCAAGCAGCCGCGCAGGTTGCTCCGAAACAGGAGACACCTGAAGCTGTGCCGCTTCAGAAGGACACCAACATTATGGAGACGAGTACTGATTCTCTGGAATTGGAGGATAACACGGATAAGAAACATCATCCGCTTTGTCGAAGCTCGGATTCTTTAGAGATGAAAACTACTCTGGATTATCCTTCATTAAGTTCTGATTCCTTGAATAATGTACGCGATGCGAAGGAGACCCAATCGGACATGGTTGGTCAGCCTAGCATCGTTAGACGTATTTCCTCGGACTCGTTGGACATGCCTTTGCTCGATCAACCAGAGGCTGAAGCTCGTGGAAGAAGTAACGAAGACGATCGTCCGGACGATGTCGTGTCGGACAATTCTTTGGAGCAAAGGTCCGAGAGAACGGAAACCGACGCCACAAGCGACAAGAAGAGGACAGCGTCCAGCACCGATACGTAG